The DNA segment gatatatttctatatccattgaatataatcaatcattagtacgatgacccttcacagatgctcgtaattacagcaggctaatttatcgttttgcccctgtaattacatctttctccttaagtaccactgatccctttagtgaacaatacaacatagtccttactatgtgtgaacacctcttgagccatgagaaggtgtgtagcgccacatcgttcaagccccgggatcagccttTAAgcgaacaatctatctacttacccctactttgaggaataagtgaactccatcttatgaaactgagttctcagctcccaaatcagacgaatccccaaaatggtaggtttgagtcggcgctctggccactcgcacccatgcaaatcaaaaggtcaccctcaatggcaggagttcccaactcactaaggattgaggtcatgttacttatggtcatcctagtgaagtgaagtctcagtcatgaacggagttatatgacaagacattaacacttcaaggtcaggtcttatacaaactctttgtataggatgcccccgcttgcatatccactacacgaatgatcaggattagaccatttatgacaagtcacaacatttgtaacaattccacaaagcgagtcgCGTCAGTAGTGTTACcatgataaggtttccctcctacattcatatactacagactattttggttgtcatttaagacatgatccacttgtatgtcactacatacatgcttaagttacataaagacaaccagagatattaagtttattggtttgtggaaaaacatctaaatgtgcaaagtcaagaggtgaagtaaatatcatatattatacatcacaagtgttcgtacaaagttgtttacaaactacaggacacaagactttagggcacaaatccCAACAGTCCCTACAAGACATAGTACATGTGTACTACTTATTACAAAACCCTCACATAGACTTCTAACATTTTggtcttgagtggcagagcaacagCAGAGCCATCCTCTGGGAATGACCGCTACATGTGGAGAAAACATTTAAAGAGGGGAGCTAGAAGCCCATTGAGTGACTAACCTTTGAACATAAACGACATATACATCAGTCATGTTTAACAAGGAGATCATGAAATGAAAAGCGTTGCTGAAAATGAGAAACTAGCCAAGCAAGTAATTACATAAAACTCTTCTTACTAGAATTTAACCATAACATACGCGTCATAAGCCTCAACTCTGGGAGACTCGTAGGCCTCAGCTTCCACATTAAATATCTTTACAAGAGAGCGACTCCTCTAGTCTACTCTTGTACATAACCTTACTGAACCTCAACTTGGTTGGGGGAGGGACCCTCCGGCCCAACTACCACTATTACCTTAGTCAAAATGTGTCACTTATGACCAATACTTAAACCATTAACTGTAACTCATCGAACAGCTTCATAACACTCGAAGCATAAAACATGGTAACGTTATGTGTATACGTTTtgaaccttagttgagaatgagcattCATTGCTCAAGCCTCCAACGTCTGTATCACTATAAGTgacccatacttcagccttAGTTACTAATATGGCCTAGGAGATCCACACATCGACCTTTCGCTTATGgcccaagagacccatacttcagcctcttcTTCCGAACCTTCTATGTGCACGTGGAGTTATTAAGtatcgtcaacaccttaggtacttcctggACACCTTCCATGCTTTCAGTGTCCGATTTACTAAAGAAATATCATGCTTAACATCATATCTTTTATAAAACCTTCAAGAACGTAGCTTTACACTTAGAATTGGTGGAAACTTAGCTACAATCCTTATAATGCATGCTTCAACATAGGATACCTTTTATGCAATAAGGCTATCATGTTACCTTGGAATGCGATCACCCAAGCACATACTTGAGGAAGATGCTAAGCAACCTCATGTAGCTTATTTTCTTGAGACCTATGAACTTATCAACTGTTATCAATAAATGACATAGTCCATCCCTCTTCAGTCCTTGCTAATACGGAGCCAACTCAACGCATAACATTCTTCATTAACAAGTTTTACTAAAACTTGAATTCATCTCTTGGGATGTGGATCCTCTATCCATCACCTTCCTAGTTATACTGACCTTACGAGTATGTAGCGAGGATTCCGTCATCAATCGTCTCTAAACCCAATTACCACTTCGAGGTATTGAGCTAAACATGCATTACTAGGAGTCCTTCGCCtatacactacaagaattttgggctttaatgtcagttgggAAAAGTGAAATCGGGtatataatgtcggtttaaaaaaatggatctttaagGTCGGTTTtgaaccgacattaaagataggctacaatgtcggtttaaaaccgacattaaagatccaccctaaattttttaaataaaatataaaaatgtaatattaaaatCGAACAAACCCTAGCCTCTTTCATCTCTTTCCCTTCCTCTTCCCCTTCTCCATCGTCTCTCCCCTTTCTCCACCGTCCCTATGTTGAAATGGTgttttagccctaagggcattttagtCTTTTTCTTAGTGTCTACTGTCTAGGGTTTCTCTTTGTTTGGTTGTTTATACCTATCTTGTGTTGAGTACCGTGTatcagaaaaattaaaagaataaaaattctcttatcgtggtttttctccctgatctagggtttccacgtaaatctgtgtttcttttcttctcttctcttttcaatatggtatcagagcatggcgACGAAGCCCTGGTCATCATTGATGAGAACAAACCAGAAACTTCAACAGAAACCTCCATTGGAACGAAGGGATCCATGAACGCTGAAGTTGCTGTAGCCATAAGAGAAGCCGTTAACATTATTTTCACGCTGCTTTGCCTCAACTCCTCAAATCCATGTCTGATCTAACTTCCAGCCATACCCGACCCAATCCTCAAATCTGTAGCCAGTGGACTTCCTTTGCAGACCCGACCACCAGAACTCCTAGACTCGATCGGCACACAGATTCGAGCTTCTCCACGATGCACGGACCAATGGATTACACAGATCTCATCAAACCAGTAATCGATCGAAGCTGTGCTGACCACGACCCATCTGATTTCCACCATATTCTGCCTCAGATCCCACCGATGCACGGGAAATCATCAACCTTGGGAGTTTTTGCACAACCCGACATCACTGCTCATGACTAGCGGTCTTCAGCCGATCTTCAGCCTGCGTTTGCAAGTCAGTCGTCGGCCCTATCATACGTTCCAGCTCGTCCATGGATGACCCACTCTTCTCAGCCGGTCCAGCCGAACCAACCGATTCAACTAAACCCAGTTCAACCGAACTAGGTCCAACCAAATTCGGTCCAGCCGAACCAGTATAGTCAGCCAGTTCCCAGCCCTTCTTTTGGTTTGTCCTCGAGCCAAAATGAAGCTACCTTTCCAGGGATTTATGGGCAAAACCAACCTATGGCAAATTCTGGCGAAACCGTTGGTTTTGAACAGTAGTTGGCAAACTTATAGTAGCAAATATCGACCCTTAGATCCACGACAAATCCTACGACTGGTTTTCATCCACATTCAAACTTCTCTTTATGCTCAGAAACGCCGGTAAATTCTTACTCTACTTTACCTGTAGCAAATATTATGTCTGGTTCTGTGGGAAACTCTGCAGAGATGTCTATTGGTGAGAAACTTAATGGTGAGAATTACTTTTCTTGGTCCTAATCGGTAAGAATGGTCTTTAAGAGACGTCATAAGTTTGGGTATCTAACTAGATAAATACCAAAACCAAACCCCGGTGATCCCCAGGAACGATTATGGAAAGGAGAGGACTCTCTTCTTCGCTCAATTCTGATAAACAGCATGGAACCCCAGATCGGGAAGCCACTTCTATACTCAGCCTCTGCTCGGGATATTTGGGAAGCTGTCCAGAAGCTCTATTCACAGAGGCAAAATGCCTCATGTCTTTATACCTTGAGGAAACATATTCATGAGTGCAAACAAAGGACTCTTAACGTAACgtcttattttaataaattgtcCCTGTTGTGGCAAGAAATGGACTTGTGCCGCGAAGTCGTGTGGAATTGTCCTGTTGACGGAGTTCAGTACTCAAAGATTGAGGAGGCGGACCGGGTGTATGATTTTCTGGCTGGcttaaaccctaaatttgatGGTGTCCGAAGTCGAATTTTGGGACAGAGACCAATACCATCTCTAATGGAAGTATGCTTAGAGGTCAAGTTAGAAGAGGACAGAACCAGAGCTATAAATGGCACTAGCAACAACCACTTAGATTCTGCTGCGTTTGGAGCCAAGTCTTCGGGACCAGAGAGCAAAAATAAAACAGAAAATCCCCACCAATCTGTGAGCACTGTAAGAAATCGTGGCACACCAAAGATCAATGCTGGAAGTTACACGGTCGCCCACCGAATGGCAAGCGATGGTCTGTGAATGATAAGTCAAAAACCGGTCGGGCCCTTATCAGTGAAATAGGGGATGGTACATCATTAGCCACTAGCCAGGTAGAGTCCAGCATGGTTGGAACCAGCAATGTCGCGTAATCAGGTACTTCTCAGTCTTTTAGCTTCTTGGTCGAAGGGGATGAATCGTGGATCCGACCACCTAACTGGATCACCTGATCAATTCTTCTCTTATTATCCAAGTGCGGGAAATGAGAGATTAcgaattgcagatgggtccttTACTTCTGTTGCTGGGAAAGGTCACCTATCTCCGATTCAAGGGTTGATTTTACAGAATGTCTTGCATGTGCCAAAGATATCTTATAATCTGCTATCTTTCAGTAAAATAACCAGAGATCTGAATTGTAATGTCGTTTTCTCACTGTTAATGTTTTGTTTCAGGACCTGAGCTCGGGGAAGACGATTGATACTGTCCGGCACAGTAGAGGGCTCTACTTCCTCTCGGAGGATGCTTTATCTAGGAGTTTATATAACACTTGTTTACTATCTTCCCTTACTATTTCTGAAACGGATTTCCTGTTATGGAATTTTCATCTTGGACATTCgaattttcattatatgaagTATTTATCTCCCAATTTATTTCGTAatgttaatatttcatctttatcttGCGATATGTGTATTCGTGCAAAACAACCTCGGGTGTCTTTTACTTCCCAGCCTTATAAACCTTCCCAACCTTTCCACCTGATACATAGTGATGTGTGAGGCCCATCTAATATCACAACCGTGTCGGGTAAGTGGTGGTTTGTCACCTTCATAGATGATCACACTCATCTTACATGGGTGTTCCTTCTTACGGATAAGTTTGAAGTGACTACAGTCTTTTAGCAATTCTACACCACGGTCGAAACCCAATTCAATACCAAAATTGCTATCCTTCAAAGTGACAATGGCCGTGAGTTCGTTAATCAGTCCCTCCGTGAGTTTTTAAATTCTAAAGGTATTATTCACCAGAACTCCTATGCCTATACcccacaacaaaatggggtggcCGAACAAAAAAATCGTCACCTTTATTGAGGTTGCTCGGGCACTCATGATTCTTGCATTCATACCCTCGTACCTATGGGGCGATGTTGTACTCACTGCAACCCATCTCATTAATCGAATGCCTTCCCGTGTTCTCAAGTTCTAGACTCCCTTAGCCCATTTCAAAGAATCCTTCTCTTTTACCCGGCTTTTCCCAGATGTTCCTCTTCGGGTGTTTGGGTATACGGTGTTTGTTCATAATCATGGTTCCCACAGTAAATTCGCTCCTAGGGCTaaaaaatgtgtctttgttgggtatcTGCTCCATCAACGGGGCTACAAATGTTATCGGCCATCTTCTCAAAAGTATTTTATCACCATGGATGCTACCTTTCAAGAAGATAAACCTTTCTTTCCTATTAGtcctcttcagggggagacttcgagtgaagagactaacacGTCATCCACTTATTCCATTCCTGTAGACTTGTTTCTTGAACCAGTTCTTGACACTAATCCTGGCCCTCCCATTCCTGACAATCCTATCCTTCCTACAAAACAAGTTCCTTGGATAACCTACTTTTGGAAGAATCTACGAAAGGAAATAGTTTCCCATGCTGCTCCACCGGAAAGTGTTCAAGAGCCAGAACCCGAGCCAACTCAAGGTAACTATATTCTTGATAATAATAACTTTTTTGAAAGTAATGCAGTGAACACTGACGATGCAGCGACTCTTGACAAAATTAGAGAGGATGAGAGTAATGAATTTCCCCTTGATGATGTTCAGGAGACTGAAAATGTGCAGCAGATGAATGCAGAGGAAAAGGGTAACAAGACCAGTGAAATTGATAccaccctagacttaccaattTCCCTGCGAAAGGGAACAAGGTCCTGCACCAAGAACTCTATGAAAAGCTTTTTATCTTACAATAGCTTGTCAACAAGATTCAAGGCCTTCACCACTAGTCTAGAAATTGTGACTATTCTGGGAAATGTGTACAAGGCTCTGAAAATTCCCGAATGGCGAACTGCAGTCATGGAAGAAATACGAGCTCTCAAGACCAACAAAACATGGGATCTAGCTATTCTTCCCAGAGGTCACAAAACCGTTAGGTGCAAATGGATGTTCACAATCAAGTACAAATCCGATTGGACTCTCGACAGATATAAGGCCAGATTAGTCGCGAAAGGGTTTACTCAAACATATGGGGTGGACTACTCAGAAACTTTCTCGCCAGTGGCAAAACTCAACACTATTCGGGTTCTTCTCTCTGTTGCTGTGAACCTAGACTGGCCTCTATATTAGTTGGATGTAAAAAATGTGTTTCTAAATGGTGAGTTGGAAGGAGAGGTTTATATGACCCTTTCTCCAGGGTTTGAAGGACAGTTTGGGAGTCAAGGTGCAAGCTAAAGAAGTCTTTGTATGGTCTGAAACAATCCCCTAGAGCCTAGTTCGATCAGTTCACTACCTTTGTCAAAACCCAGAGGTATATTCAAGGTCACTCTGATCACACCCTATTCACTAAGAAATCAGCATCAGGAAAAGTAGCAGTGTTAATcgtatatgttgacgatattatTCTGTCAGGGAATGATTTTGTAGAAATTGACAAGCTAAAACAGAAAATGGCAGaggagtttgaaattaaagatctTCGTTCCTTGAGGTACTTCCTAGGCATGGAGGTAGCAAGATCAAAGGAAGAGATCTCAGTGTCTCAGAGAAAATATACGTTAGACCTTCTACAAGAGACTGAGATGACTGAATGTAAACTTGAAGATACTCCAGTTGAGGTCAACAATAATTTGGTAAACTCAGTAGACAACGTACCAGTGAACAAGGAGAGATATCAATGTCTTGTAGGGAAGCTGATATATCTCTCACACACCAGACTTGATATTTCATATGCTGTGAGTTTGGTAAGCCAGTTTATGCAAGCCCCATGTGAGAGACACATGAAAATTGTTACCCGGATTCTGAGATATCTAAAGTCAACACCTAGGAAGGGCTTGATGTTCAGGAAAAATGATAGAAGATGCATCGAAGCCTACACTGACTCAGACTGGGCCGGTTCTGCTACTGACAGGAAGTTAACCTCGGGGCATTGTACCTTTGTATGGGGAAACCTTGTTACATGGAGGAGTAAGAAACAGGGTGTTGTGGCTAAAAGTAGTGCCGAAGCTGAATACAGAGCTATGAGCTTGGGTATCTATTAggaaatttggttgaagaaggtATTAGTAGATCTTCATCAAGAGAGTCATGACTCGATGAGACTCTTCTGTGACAACAAGGCTGCTATCAATATTGCTAATAACCTTGTCAGCATGACAGAACCAAACATGTTGAGATTGACCGACATTTTATCAAAGAGAAACTTGAAAACAGTAGTATTTGTGTTCCCTATGTTCCATCCAGTCAACAGATTGCGGATGTTCTAATTAAGGGCTTACCTAGACAGTTGTTTGACACTTGTATTATCAAATTGGGTCTCGTTGTAtttatgccccaacttgagggagAGTGTTGAAATAGTGTTTTAGTCTTTTTCTCAGTGTCTACTGTCTAGGGTTTCTCTctgtttggttatttatacccGTCCTGTGTTGAGTACTGtgtattagaaaaattaaaaaaataaaaattctcctatcgtggtttttctccctgatctagggtttccacgtaaatatgtgtttcttttcttttcttctcttttcaatACCCTCCCTGTGATGCAACGGTGACTTCTTTGCCTCCATCTTCTTCCCTTCTCCCTTGCAGCCGTTGATCACACTGCCCTCTTCTCAGTATTGTTCACCGCCAACTACACAGCACAACCCACAAGTTGCAACGGTGACCGCTGGCAACTTGTCTTTGCGCATTAGACCCATGCATTCTTGTGCGTTTCCTTGCTCCATGATCGACGATTGGAAGCTAGCCTGCGACGTGAACACGAACTTCGAACAAGTTTCGTGACACCGTTTCTTCTTAGTCTGATACTCCAACGTGGGCAATAAGTTGTGCATCACGTTCTCGACAACTGGGTGTCTTGCAACAACATTTTTTTACTTGGGGATTCTGCCCACACTCCGATTGGCTTCAAATCAATTTACCCATAACATTTTCGGACACTAAACAGCAAAGATTAGATATTGATTCGGTAAGGATTATtgctttacttttctttttgaaatggATTTAAGTGTTCAAATGTTATTCTGAACTCTTGGAACTCATTTGTTGTCGTGTTGAGTAAATTTCTAAGTATTTGATTAGTGTACAACTAGGGCGAACACATTTCGGACtagtttgaatttgattaatgtGCCTTAGATCAGTCTTTGAACTCTTTGTTTCCTTCCGTTTCATTTGCACACTCTTAAGTCCCACGTCTTCCATTTTTAACTGGTACCAATACTATTCtcctcttcttccctttcttcttttctaaTATTGATCACCTCACCCGTTTTCACTGTTAGTTATATTTTAGTTGATAGCGTATGTTTTTCTAATATTGAGCACCGTGGGTTGATAGCGTATGCTTGTTTTTTGATTTTCACtattagttatattttagttttaatattgcaacTTCGGCTTTGTGATTATATTGACATTC comes from the Benincasa hispida cultivar B227 chromosome 5, ASM972705v1, whole genome shotgun sequence genome and includes:
- the LOC120077258 gene encoding uncharacterized mitochondrial protein AtMg00810-like, which encodes MAEEFEIKDLRSLRYFLGMEVARSKEEISVSQRKYTLDLLQETEMTECKLEDTPVEVNNNLVNSVDNVPVNKERYQCLVGKLIYLSHTRLDISYAVSLVSQFMQAPCERHMKIVTRILRYLKSTPRKGLMFRKNDRRCIEAYTDSDWAGSATDRKLTSGHCTFVWGNLVTWRSKKQGVVAKSSAEAEYRAMSLGIY